Proteins encoded in a region of the Mycobacterium branderi genome:
- a CDS encoding class I SAM-dependent methyltransferase, with translation MNCRLCESNRMLSVLDLGATPPCEKLLTADELDLPEPTFPLHLRLCEDCLLLQIPALITPEDTFTEYAYYSSFSDSWVQHAKTFVDTTIERLGLSAESFVVEVASNDGYLLQHVVAAKVPCLGIEPSVNVGAAASQRGVPTLSAFLDEQLAHRVRAEHGPADLVVANNVYAHIPDLLGFTRALRVLLADDGRLSIEVHHALNLVSLGQFDTIYHEHFQYYTLLSARRALATAGLAVVDVELLPTHGGSIRIWARPEAAAGPPSQRVLEVLSVEEAAGLHGIDGYLYLRPRAEAVRQDLIRFLLQCRADGKRVVGYGAPGKGNTLLNYCGIRSDLLEYTVDRNPYKHGRFTPGTRIPIHEPDLIDKDRPDVVVALPWNLETELTSQLAHITDWGGRLVFPLPTLHFAAM, from the coding sequence ATGAATTGCCGTTTATGCGAGTCCAACCGGATGCTTTCCGTGCTGGACCTCGGCGCCACTCCGCCGTGCGAAAAGCTCCTCACCGCCGACGAGCTGGATCTGCCCGAGCCGACGTTCCCGCTGCACCTGCGGCTCTGCGAGGACTGCCTGCTGCTGCAGATACCAGCGCTCATCACACCCGAGGACACGTTCACCGAATACGCTTACTACTCCTCATTTTCCGACAGCTGGGTGCAGCACGCCAAGACGTTCGTCGACACCACGATCGAGCGGCTCGGGCTTTCCGCCGAGTCCTTCGTGGTCGAAGTCGCCAGCAACGACGGGTATCTGCTGCAGCACGTCGTCGCCGCGAAAGTACCCTGCCTCGGTATCGAACCGTCGGTCAACGTCGGCGCCGCCGCATCCCAACGCGGAGTGCCGACGCTGTCGGCGTTCCTGGACGAGCAGCTGGCGCACCGGGTCCGCGCCGAGCACGGCCCGGCCGACCTGGTCGTCGCGAACAACGTCTATGCGCACATCCCCGACCTGCTGGGCTTCACCCGAGCTCTGCGTGTGCTGCTCGCCGACGACGGACGGCTGAGCATCGAGGTACACCACGCTCTGAACCTGGTGAGCCTCGGGCAATTCGACACGATCTACCACGAGCACTTCCAGTACTACACCCTGCTGTCGGCAAGACGGGCGCTCGCCACCGCCGGGCTGGCCGTGGTCGACGTCGAACTCCTGCCGACGCACGGCGGGTCGATCCGGATCTGGGCGCGTCCCGAAGCGGCGGCGGGACCTCCGTCGCAGCGGGTATTGGAGGTGCTGAGCGTCGAGGAGGCCGCGGGATTACACGGCATCGACGGATACCTGTATCTGCGTCCGCGCGCCGAGGCGGTGCGACAGGATCTGATCCGGTTTCTGTTGCAGTGCCGCGCCGACGGCAAGCGTGTCGTCGGCTACGGCGCGCCGGGCAAGGGCAACACCCTGCTCAACTACTGCGGAATCCGTAGCGACCTGCTCGAGTACACCGTCGACCGCAATCCCTACAAGCACGGGCGCTTCACGCCGGGAACGCGGATTCCCATCCACGAACCCGATCTGATCGACAAGGACCGCCCCGACGTGGTGGTGGCGCTGCCGTGGAACCTGGAGACCGAGCTGACCTCACAACTCGCCCATATCACCGACTGGGGCGGCCGGCTTGTATTCCCACTGCCGACACTGCATTTCGCGGCGATGTAA
- a CDS encoding glycosyltransferase, whose translation MTDRAYLKHPRAATLSTPPSQRTLAVLIVTYKSHDLLRECLDRVAEHLPELPVYVYENSGDGYPGREELTTEYATVHWVLGPVNLGFTAAFNALVEHTPPDADLLVLNPDARLRGPLTRTRQLLREPNVAAVSPMIHDAGAPGPKPWDIATRRTTLLRALVAVAGYSNSLRGTPFSHLYTHQPPESQCIDGYIGGACLAINRAAWNAIGGFDEEFFLYGDEADWQTRARAAGWRILLADELGVDHGRPVTGQDAAGPCTTHGADVASPERRRNRDLWRANTALALEHQSSVHHADMYLAATTVLDRLQRSKRNLRRGTRRRTNLPAIVITTNRLVYGGAERQKALLATELDRRGYPVAIVCVQRFGPLIREIPHTVRVVRQPWWAPAVDIPDGPAVLISGDTNTETGFATLWRAASRDRRWLVAPHIPPEPDRPIYSRPLTAAMRRADGFVVLAQRQWDMLAAQHRLRGRRFVAPNGVAVTNEPAVRARSAGAPLRLVMLSRIVEHKNPHLLIEALSGLTVMPWTLSIFGDGPDRERLQAATPAELRDRVRWHGWSAGPEPALADADLLCVPSRSEAFPLVVLEAMARAVPVAASAVCAVPEMLDFGKAGVVVEPVSVPGWRNALSDILSRPDELATLGQRGFDRLREHYTVEAMTDAYLDAIEAVLGTDSESGAR comes from the coding sequence ATGACCGACCGGGCATACCTGAAACACCCACGCGCAGCGACACTTTCGACGCCGCCGTCGCAACGCACGCTGGCCGTGCTGATCGTGACCTACAAAAGCCACGACCTACTGCGCGAATGCCTCGACCGCGTCGCCGAACATCTGCCCGAGCTGCCGGTCTATGTCTACGAGAACAGCGGCGACGGATATCCCGGCCGGGAGGAACTCACCACCGAATACGCGACGGTGCATTGGGTACTGGGGCCGGTGAATCTCGGTTTCACCGCTGCCTTCAACGCGTTGGTGGAGCACACGCCGCCCGACGCCGATCTGCTGGTGCTCAACCCCGACGCCCGGCTGCGCGGACCGCTGACCCGTACCCGGCAGCTGCTGCGTGAGCCCAATGTCGCGGCGGTGTCGCCGATGATCCACGACGCCGGTGCCCCCGGGCCCAAGCCGTGGGACATCGCGACGCGCCGCACCACGCTGCTGCGCGCACTGGTCGCGGTCGCCGGCTATTCCAACTCGCTACGCGGAACTCCGTTTTCACACCTATACACCCACCAGCCGCCCGAATCGCAATGCATCGACGGCTACATCGGCGGCGCCTGCCTGGCGATCAACCGCGCGGCATGGAACGCCATCGGCGGCTTCGACGAGGAGTTCTTCCTCTACGGCGACGAGGCCGACTGGCAGACCCGCGCCCGGGCCGCGGGCTGGCGCATCCTTTTGGCCGACGAACTCGGCGTCGATCACGGTCGTCCGGTCACCGGCCAGGATGCGGCCGGACCGTGCACGACCCACGGCGCCGACGTCGCGTCCCCCGAGCGCCGCCGCAATCGCGACTTGTGGCGGGCCAACACGGCCCTGGCGCTCGAACACCAAAGCAGCGTCCACCACGCGGACATGTACCTGGCCGCCACCACGGTGCTGGACCGGCTGCAGCGCTCGAAGCGCAACCTACGCCGCGGCACGCGGCGCCGCACGAACCTGCCCGCGATCGTGATCACCACCAACCGCCTCGTCTACGGCGGCGCCGAGCGGCAGAAGGCGTTGCTGGCAACGGAATTGGACCGCCGGGGGTATCCGGTCGCGATCGTGTGCGTGCAACGGTTCGGGCCGTTGATCCGGGAGATCCCGCACACCGTGCGGGTGGTGCGCCAGCCGTGGTGGGCGCCGGCCGTCGACATTCCCGACGGGCCCGCGGTCCTGATCAGCGGTGACACCAACACCGAAACCGGGTTCGCGACGCTGTGGCGGGCGGCTTCGCGCGACAGGCGCTGGCTGGTGGCCCCGCATATTCCGCCGGAGCCGGATCGGCCCATCTATTCGCGGCCGCTGACCGCCGCGATGCGCCGCGCCGACGGCTTCGTCGTTCTGGCCCAACGGCAGTGGGACATGCTGGCCGCCCAGCATCGGTTGCGCGGGCGCCGTTTCGTCGCACCCAACGGCGTCGCGGTGACGAACGAGCCGGCAGTGCGGGCAAGGTCTGCCGGTGCGCCGCTACGACTGGTGATGCTGTCGCGCATCGTCGAACACAAGAATCCGCATCTGCTGATCGAGGCGCTGTCCGGGCTGACGGTAATGCCGTGGACGCTCTCGATCTTCGGCGACGGGCCCGACCGGGAACGGCTGCAGGCCGCCACTCCCGCGGAGTTGCGCGACCGGGTTCGCTGGCATGGCTGGTCCGCCGGGCCCGAGCCTGCATTGGCCGACGCCGACCTGCTGTGCGTTCCCAGCCGCTCAGAGGCATTCCCGCTCGTCGTTCTCGAAGCGATGGCCCGGGCGGTACCCGTTGCGGCGTCGGCGGTTTGCGCCGTGCCAGAAATGCTGGATTTCGGGAAGGCCGGGGTTGTCGTGGAGCCGGTCTCGGTACCGGGATGGCGTAATGCACTGAGCGACATCCTGTCTCGACCGGACGAGCTTGCCACCCTGGGACAGCGCGGCTTCGACCGGCTGCGCGAGCACTACACCGTAGAGGCGATGACCGATGCCTACCTCGACGCGATCGAGGCAGTGCTCGGCACAGACAGCGAATCGGGGGCCAGATGA
- a CDS encoding flippase: MTKLEPSVPPTRIAHAFSIQLFCRAVGMLASVISVAMTARYLGPGRYGQLTIALAFIGMWASLADLGIGTVIVRRVTSGRGELERLVRVNSGLSLMYCLPLAAVAVGSGLIIYRDADVKVMLVVLSAQLLMLTMTTRFEPVFLANVRFSAVALSDVAGRLGTLAMVGWLVAARADVIWFAVAQLIPPAIQLLIQGSAAARHISLRPIFSARETTDLLRESLAPIGIAVIAILYWRADGVILSLSTSHSEVGVYGLAYTIAGNTAIVSTFFLKSTLSTATELFARDVAAFAAFMRRGVELMSFVAVPIAVVGALLAGPLIALFGDHAFVDRGTPTLALLFVAVALRFVASTLSQGLFACHHQRFLLRLSIGALVVNVALNVALDGQFGAVGAGVALVCTELFGVAIAGWWLHRQCGYRTPVPFLLRMLAPVSASVGVVVLLSGRHVVLVVAATAAAYLAVSLAIGPVRLSELTAMRDKQVAA, translated from the coding sequence ATGACCAAGCTCGAACCTTCGGTGCCGCCGACGCGAATCGCGCACGCGTTCTCCATCCAGCTGTTCTGCCGGGCAGTAGGCATGCTGGCATCGGTGATCTCGGTGGCGATGACCGCGCGCTACCTGGGCCCGGGACGCTACGGGCAGCTCACGATCGCGCTCGCGTTCATCGGAATGTGGGCCAGCCTGGCCGATCTCGGCATCGGAACGGTCATCGTGCGCCGAGTCACCTCGGGGCGCGGCGAACTCGAGCGGCTGGTCCGGGTCAACAGCGGCCTGTCGCTAATGTACTGCCTTCCGCTGGCGGCCGTGGCGGTGGGCTCGGGGTTGATCATCTACCGCGACGCCGACGTGAAAGTGATGCTGGTGGTGCTGTCGGCGCAGCTGCTGATGCTGACGATGACAACCCGATTCGAACCGGTTTTCCTTGCCAACGTGCGGTTTTCGGCGGTAGCGCTCTCTGACGTCGCCGGCCGCCTGGGTACGTTGGCGATGGTCGGCTGGCTGGTCGCTGCGCGGGCCGACGTCATCTGGTTCGCGGTCGCGCAACTCATCCCGCCCGCGATCCAGTTGCTGATCCAGGGCAGTGCCGCGGCCCGGCACATCTCCCTGCGACCAATCTTCTCGGCGCGGGAGACCACCGACCTGCTGCGAGAAAGCTTGGCGCCCATCGGAATAGCGGTAATCGCGATCCTGTACTGGCGCGCCGACGGCGTGATCCTATCCTTGTCGACCAGTCATTCCGAGGTCGGCGTGTACGGTCTGGCCTACACCATCGCAGGCAACACCGCGATCGTGTCGACGTTCTTCCTCAAGTCGACACTGTCCACAGCCACCGAGTTGTTCGCCCGTGATGTCGCCGCATTCGCTGCCTTCATGAGGCGCGGCGTCGAGTTGATGAGTTTTGTGGCGGTACCGATCGCCGTGGTCGGCGCGTTACTGGCCGGACCGCTGATCGCGCTGTTCGGCGACCACGCGTTCGTCGATCGCGGGACGCCGACGCTGGCGCTGCTGTTCGTCGCGGTGGCGCTGCGGTTCGTGGCCAGCACCCTGAGCCAGGGTTTGTTCGCCTGCCACCACCAACGGTTTCTGCTGCGGCTGTCGATCGGCGCCCTGGTGGTCAACGTCGCACTGAATGTGGCCCTGGACGGGCAATTCGGCGCCGTCGGGGCCGGCGTCGCTCTGGTGTGCACGGAGTTGTTCGGCGTGGCGATCGCCGGCTGGTGGCTGCATCGCCAGTGCGGGTACCGCACGCCCGTGCCGTTCCTGCTGCGCATGCTGGCGCCGGTGAGTGCCAGCGTCGGGGTGGTGGTGCTACTGTCCGGCCGGCATGTCGTTCTGGTCGTGGCCGCAACCGCTGCCGCCTACCTGGCGGTCAGCCTGGCGATCGGCCCGGTGCGCCTGTCGGAACTGACCGCGATGCGCGACAAGCAGGTGGCGGCATGA
- a CDS encoding sugar transferase, with amino-acid sequence MTASIPKAASRPVRRPTVSPHPVASPANPARHWQQRYAARLRVTDSVIVVASVMLAQYIRFGQSPDTSGYPGQVMTLFSLLFAALWLSSIAVFNTRSPRIIGAGIDEYRRIASASFWTFGIIAMATLLAKIDLARGYLAVALPVGTVGLLASRNLWRRYIARKRAGGKYQTLVLAVGDRPGVSHLAHELMRNPRDGYVVVGVGIPGYGSSRGKKLTVHGREIPILGDETHALAAIARCGADTVAVTGTERFGVRGIRQLMWRLETMDVDLVVSPGVMDVAESRLALRPVAGFPLLHVEKPQYQGAKSFLKRAFDFCFSLAALIGTSPLLLTSAIAVKLTSRGPVFYPSERIGLDGKPFTMLKFRTMIQDADAQLDRLLPLNESAGNMLFKIRHDPRVTPVGRILRRFSIDELPQFINVLKRDMSVVGPRPPLRREVENYDGDVKRRLLVKPGVTGLWQVSGRSDLSWEESVRLDLSYVDNWSMAADLLIIARTLKAVLTRDGAY; translated from the coding sequence ATGACGGCGTCGATTCCCAAGGCAGCGTCCCGGCCTGTGCGGCGTCCGACGGTGAGCCCGCATCCGGTCGCGTCCCCTGCCAACCCGGCGCGCCACTGGCAGCAGCGGTATGCGGCGCGGCTGCGGGTGACCGATTCCGTGATCGTGGTCGCATCGGTCATGCTCGCCCAATACATCAGGTTCGGCCAATCACCGGACACGTCGGGTTACCCCGGTCAGGTGATGACGCTGTTCTCGCTTCTGTTCGCCGCGCTGTGGCTGTCGTCGATCGCCGTGTTCAACACCAGGTCGCCGCGGATCATCGGCGCCGGCATCGACGAGTACCGCCGCATCGCCAGCGCGTCATTCTGGACGTTCGGCATCATCGCGATGGCAACGCTGCTCGCCAAAATCGACTTGGCGCGTGGATATTTGGCGGTTGCTCTGCCCGTGGGCACCGTTGGGCTGTTGGCGAGCCGCAACCTGTGGCGCCGCTACATTGCGCGCAAACGAGCCGGCGGCAAGTACCAGACGCTGGTGCTGGCCGTCGGCGATCGTCCTGGGGTGTCACATCTGGCGCATGAACTCATGCGCAATCCCCGCGACGGCTACGTCGTGGTCGGCGTCGGCATTCCCGGATACGGCTCGTCGCGCGGCAAGAAGCTGACGGTCCACGGTCGCGAGATACCGATTCTCGGGGACGAAACACACGCGCTGGCGGCGATCGCCCGGTGCGGCGCGGACACCGTCGCGGTGACCGGAACGGAACGGTTCGGGGTGCGCGGCATCAGGCAACTGATGTGGCGGTTGGAGACCATGGATGTCGATCTGGTGGTCTCTCCCGGGGTGATGGACGTGGCGGAATCGCGGTTGGCGCTACGGCCCGTCGCTGGATTCCCCTTGCTGCATGTCGAAAAGCCGCAATACCAGGGCGCGAAATCATTTCTGAAGCGCGCATTCGATTTCTGCTTCTCGCTGGCGGCGCTGATCGGCACCTCACCGCTTCTGCTGACCTCTGCGATCGCCGTCAAACTGACCAGCAGGGGACCGGTCTTCTATCCGTCCGAGCGCATCGGCCTGGACGGTAAGCCCTTTACGATGCTGAAGTTTCGCACCATGATCCAGGATGCCGACGCTCAGCTCGATCGGCTGCTCCCGCTGAACGAAAGCGCGGGCAACATGCTGTTCAAGATCCGCCACGACCCCCGGGTCACACCCGTCGGAAGGATACTTCGGCGCTTCAGCATCGACGAATTGCCGCAATTCATCAACGTGTTGAAGCGCGACATGAGTGTCGTCGGACCCCGACCGCCATTGCGACGTGAAGTAGAGAACTACGACGGTGACGTCAAGCGCCGACTGTTGGTGAAGCCCGGTGTCACCGGCCTGTGGCAGGTGAGTGGGCGCTCGGATCTGTCCTGGGAAGAATCGGTTCGGCTGGACCTGTCCTATGTCGACAACTGGTCGATGGCCGCAGACCTCCTGATCATCGCCCGGACGCTGAAAGCGGTCCTTACCCGGGACGGAGCGTACTGA
- a CDS encoding WecB/TagA/CpsF family glycosyltransferase, protein MTSDTLPAPAVRMVVSGSIVERRKTDEVLSIIGSRLRSGSAVGLAVGSVNLDHLHHFRKLGAPPDGRLEWLLLADGMPIAWRGQLLTAGPWPRIAGADLLPPVLALAEATSARVGFFGGSAATHQRLAEHLAKQYPALSISGMWAPDATTVESCSDTLAAAIRAAHTDVLIVSLGKPRQEQWVDQHGFATGARIFLACGGAIDFLAGRTRRAPDWMQRAGLEWLHRLSHEPRRLARRYLLQGPVALLRASRAQLICYPGVHYSGVPETLADKRIGPG, encoded by the coding sequence ATGACATCTGACACGTTGCCGGCACCCGCCGTGCGAATGGTGGTTAGCGGCAGCATCGTCGAGCGCCGCAAGACCGACGAGGTGCTGTCGATCATCGGTTCCCGCCTGCGGTCGGGATCTGCGGTCGGGCTGGCGGTCGGCTCGGTGAACCTGGACCACCTGCACCACTTCCGCAAGCTTGGCGCGCCGCCCGACGGCCGGTTGGAATGGCTGCTGCTGGCGGACGGGATGCCGATCGCCTGGCGGGGACAACTGCTCACCGCCGGCCCGTGGCCCAGGATCGCCGGAGCCGACCTGCTACCGCCAGTGCTGGCGCTGGCCGAAGCCACGTCTGCGCGGGTCGGGTTTTTCGGCGGCAGCGCCGCAACCCATCAGCGCCTGGCCGAGCATCTGGCTAAGCAGTATCCGGCGCTGAGCATTTCGGGGATGTGGGCGCCGGACGCGACGACCGTCGAGTCATGCTCAGACACGCTTGCCGCGGCCATCCGCGCCGCGCACACCGACGTCCTGATCGTCAGCCTCGGCAAGCCGCGACAGGAACAGTGGGTCGATCAGCACGGGTTCGCCACGGGCGCAAGGATATTCCTGGCCTGCGGCGGCGCCATCGACTTCTTGGCCGGCCGGACCCGGCGTGCGCCCGACTGGATGCAGCGGGCGGGCCTGGAGTGGCTGCACCGGTTGTCTCACGAGCCGCGACGCTTGGCCCGCCGCTACCTTCTGCAAGGGCCGGTCGCGCTGTTGCGGGCCAGTCGCGCACAGCTCATCTGCTATCCCGGCGTGCACTACAGCGGGGTGCCGGAGACGCTGGCGGACAAGCGGATCGGGCCGGGATGA
- the rfbC gene encoding dTDP-4-dehydrorhamnose 3,5-epimerase encodes MKYTPTDVAGVTIIDIEPHRDHRGFFSRAFCAEEFAKYGLDVAVAQTNISYNYARGTLRGLHRQAPPFAEAKLVRCTRGAIVDVAVDLRPQSPTYGKHVMVHLTADNHRALFLPPYVAHGLQTLADDTEVLYQVSGSYSPVAEQGFRWDDPEFSISWPLPVTVISEKDASWPFVTPAGTPAL; translated from the coding sequence GTGAAGTACACACCCACTGATGTCGCAGGGGTGACCATCATCGACATCGAACCGCATCGCGACCATCGTGGATTTTTCTCGCGGGCGTTCTGTGCCGAGGAGTTCGCCAAGTACGGACTGGATGTGGCTGTCGCACAGACCAATATCTCCTACAACTATGCCCGCGGCACGCTGCGGGGACTGCACCGGCAGGCGCCGCCGTTCGCCGAGGCCAAACTTGTGCGCTGCACCCGCGGCGCGATCGTGGACGTTGCGGTCGACTTGCGGCCGCAGTCGCCCACCTACGGCAAGCACGTGATGGTCCATCTGACCGCCGACAACCACCGGGCATTATTCCTGCCGCCGTACGTCGCGCACGGGCTGCAGACCCTCGCCGACGACACCGAAGTTCTCTACCAGGTCAGCGGTTCGTATTCGCCGGTCGCCGAGCAGGGATTCCGCTGGGACGACCCGGAATTCAGCATCTCCTGGCCGCTGCCGGTCACCGTCATCTCCGAAAAGGACGCCAGCTGGCCGTTTGTCACGCCGGCGGGTACCCCGGCATTGTGA
- a CDS encoding NAD-dependent epimerase/dehydratase family protein, which translates to MRVLVTGTQGYLGCLVAPMLLAEGHDVVGLDTGYYRSGWLCPGRLAGSPDHAEPPTLIRDIRDVTLEDLRGFDAVVHMAELSNDPIGDLIGDVTFEVNHRGSVQLAALAKRAGVRRFVYMSSCSVYGIADGTVDETSPINPMTPYATCKALVERDLSAMADDDFSPTFLRNATAFGASPRMRFDIVLNNLAGLAWTDHRIAMTSDGTPWRPLVHALDIAQAIRCALHAERQTVHRLVVNVGTDENNLTVREIAEAVSAEFPGCELTFGPPDPDNRSYRVAFGKIHEVFGDFRANWSVAAGAAQLHRLFDAIEMDPETFHGRGHTRLKQIQYLLKTGQVDKRLFWTEV; encoded by the coding sequence GTGCGAGTGCTGGTCACCGGTACCCAGGGATACCTGGGTTGCCTTGTGGCGCCGATGCTTTTGGCCGAGGGCCACGACGTCGTCGGCCTGGACACGGGCTACTACCGCTCGGGGTGGCTGTGCCCGGGCCGGCTCGCCGGAAGCCCCGATCACGCTGAGCCGCCTACCCTCATCCGCGACATCCGCGACGTGACACTCGAAGACCTGCGCGGGTTCGACGCCGTCGTGCACATGGCCGAGCTCAGCAACGATCCCATCGGTGACCTCATCGGCGACGTGACATTCGAGGTGAACCACCGCGGCAGCGTGCAACTGGCTGCCCTGGCAAAACGCGCGGGTGTGCGCCGCTTCGTCTACATGTCGTCGTGCAGCGTCTACGGGATCGCCGACGGCACCGTCGACGAGACCAGCCCGATCAACCCGATGACCCCGTACGCCACATGCAAAGCCCTGGTGGAACGAGACCTTTCGGCGATGGCCGACGACGACTTCTCGCCGACGTTTCTGCGCAATGCCACCGCGTTCGGTGCCTCGCCGCGGATGCGGTTCGACATCGTGCTCAACAACCTCGCCGGGCTGGCCTGGACCGACCACCGCATCGCGATGACCAGCGACGGCACCCCGTGGCGCCCGCTGGTGCATGCCCTGGACATCGCCCAGGCGATCCGATGCGCACTGCATGCCGAACGGCAGACCGTGCATCGACTGGTGGTCAACGTCGGCACCGACGAGAACAACCTGACGGTCCGCGAGATCGCCGAGGCGGTCAGCGCCGAGTTCCCCGGCTGTGAACTGACTTTCGGCCCGCCCGATCCCGACAACCGAAGCTACCGCGTGGCGTTCGGCAAGATACACGAGGTATTCGGCGACTTCCGCGCGAACTGGTCCGTGGCCGCAGGCGCCGCTCAGCTGCATCGGCTGTTCGACGCCATCGAAATGGACCCGGAAACGTTCCACGGCCGGGGACACACCCGGCTCAAACAAATCCAATACCTGCTCAAGACCGGGCAGGTCGACAAGCGGCTGTTCTGGACGGAGGTCTGA
- a CDS encoding PIG-L deacetylase family protein, which yields MISLTPSRLTSVAAIGAHCDDIVIGTGATLMEIARHNPALVVHALVLTGGGTEREVEEKNAFAALCPTADVRLTVVDLPDGRLPDHWAAVKGHLADFARDCQPDVVFGPQRGDSHQDHRLIAELIPTEFRDHLSFGYEILKWESDLPNPSLYIPVSAETAQRKATVLAECYPSQAGRDWFDDEAFLGLMRVRGVQCRARYAEAFTVEKSVFETGEEYSLN from the coding sequence ATGATCTCACTGACCCCGTCGCGGTTGACGTCGGTTGCCGCCATCGGCGCCCACTGCGATGACATTGTCATCGGCACGGGCGCCACCTTGATGGAAATCGCCCGCCACAACCCCGCTTTGGTGGTGCATGCCCTGGTCCTGACCGGTGGCGGCACCGAGCGGGAAGTCGAAGAGAAGAACGCGTTTGCGGCACTGTGCCCGACGGCGGACGTGCGGTTGACGGTTGTCGACCTGCCCGACGGCCGGCTGCCGGACCATTGGGCGGCGGTGAAAGGCCACCTCGCCGATTTCGCCCGCGACTGTCAGCCCGACGTGGTGTTCGGCCCGCAGCGTGGCGACTCTCACCAGGACCACCGGCTGATCGCAGAACTGATACCCACCGAGTTCCGCGACCATCTCTCGTTCGGCTACGAGATCCTCAAGTGGGAATCGGACCTGCCCAATCCCTCGCTGTACATCCCAGTTTCGGCCGAAACTGCACAGCGAAAGGCGACGGTGCTGGCGGAATGCTATCCGTCCCAAGCGGGCCGAGACTGGTTCGACGACGAGGCCTTCCTCGGCTTGATGCGGGTCCGCGGCGTCCAGTGCCGCGCCCGCTACGCCGAAGCATTCACCGTGGAGAAATCGGTATTCGAGACCGGCGAAGAGTATTCGCTCAACTAA
- a CDS encoding glycosyltransferase family protein, whose amino-acid sequence MKVVLFCGGYGMRMRTAEDDVIPKPLQMVGPRPLLWHVMRYYAHFGHKEFILCLGYGGEKIKDFFLRYRETESNDFVIRAGQVELLDSDISDWAITFVDTGLESPIGERLRRVRKFLGDDEYFLANYADVLTDAPLDDIVERVIGSGAMASMLIVPPQSSFHCVDIATDGDIKEIAPVTKFPIWVNGGYFVLRQQVIDLIPENGDLVGDACTALAGTGGLIGYRHDGFWKPADTFKERAELDADYNNGIRPWMVWDTPRRRDRSA is encoded by the coding sequence ATGAAAGTCGTATTGTTCTGCGGCGGTTACGGGATGCGGATGCGCACCGCCGAGGATGACGTCATACCCAAGCCGCTCCAGATGGTCGGGCCGCGTCCGCTGCTGTGGCACGTCATGCGCTACTACGCACACTTCGGTCACAAGGAGTTCATCCTGTGCCTCGGCTACGGTGGCGAGAAGATCAAGGACTTCTTCCTGCGCTACCGCGAGACGGAGTCCAACGACTTCGTCATCCGGGCCGGCCAGGTCGAGCTGCTCGATTCCGACATCTCCGACTGGGCAATCACTTTCGTCGACACCGGTCTCGAGTCGCCGATCGGTGAACGGCTGCGTCGCGTCCGCAAGTTCCTCGGCGACGACGAGTACTTCCTGGCCAACTACGCCGACGTACTGACCGACGCCCCGCTCGACGACATCGTCGAGCGGGTGATCGGCAGCGGCGCCATGGCCTCGATGCTGATCGTGCCGCCGCAGTCGTCGTTTCACTGCGTCGACATCGCCACCGACGGCGACATCAAAGAAATCGCGCCGGTTACCAAGTTCCCGATCTGGGTCAACGGCGGCTATTTCGTGCTGCGCCAACAGGTCATCGACCTGATACCCGAGAACGGCGACCTGGTCGGCGACGCGTGCACGGCACTAGCCGGCACCGGCGGGCTGATCGGCTACCGCCACGACGGCTTCTGGAAACCGGCCGACACGTTCAAGGAGCGCGCCGAGCTCGACGCCGACTACAACAACGGAATTCGCCCCTGGATGGTCTGGGATACGCCCCGACGGCGGGACCGATCCGCATGA
- a CDS encoding WXG100 family type VII secretion target, giving the protein MSINYQFGDVDAHGALIRAQAASLEAEHQAIIRDVLAAGDFWGGAGSTACQEFITALGRNFQVIYEQANAHGQKVQTAGSNMASTDSAVGSSWG; this is encoded by the coding sequence ATGAGCATCAACTACCAGTTCGGCGACGTCGACGCCCATGGCGCGCTGATTCGCGCCCAGGCCGCCTCTTTGGAGGCCGAGCACCAGGCCATCATCCGCGATGTCCTTGCCGCCGGCGACTTTTGGGGCGGCGCCGGATCCACGGCCTGCCAGGAGTTCATCACCGCGTTGGGCCGCAACTTCCAGGTCATCTACGAACAAGCCAACGCCCACGGCCAAAAAGTCCAAACCGCCGGATCCAACATGGCCAGCACCGACTCCGCCGTCGGCTCCAGCTGGGGCTAA